The following nucleotide sequence is from Pedobacter sp. PACM 27299.
AACAGGGGTATTACTGCGTCAGGAGATCTTCCATAAACTCCCATTGTCCGACTCACTGGCTTATGTGAATTTCTATAACATGAGCGCAAAAGGATACTGGCAGGCAGAAAAGTCCCTTAAAGAAGACAATTTCTTATTGGCAAGTTTTCAATGGGGAATGAAAGACGACATGAACGTTTACCTTTCGCTTTTCGAAAATCAGAATATATTGAGTACCCAAGGGGCCACCGTAACAGGCTACAAAGGGAAATACTTCGCCAATGTGAAGCTAAATACGGAAAGTCCAGCAGTGAGCCCTTATTCCAGCTTCCCGATCTGGGCCAGTAAATCATCCAATGGCATCACCACCAACATCTGGCCTAGGTTCGACTTTTTTGTGCCGGGAATGGACATCACCACCAATCCATACTATGGCGGTTCTACGGATAATGGTGGAAACTGGGTTTCTGTGAATTGTCTGCAAAACGGTAAAATCAGGATGACAAGCAATGATAATGCGGCAATACTGCCTAACGTATTGGTCAACATCCACTCTGGCAAGAACAATCCGGCCACATTCGCTACCGTAAACACCATTGAAGTAGTAAATGGTAAGGTTTATTTAACCACCATTCAAAGGAAATATGCACCGCCAATTTATTAAGAATATGATTTTCAAGGAAAAAAGAAAATATAGGAATAAAACGCTGATGATACTGGCCATAGGAATGCAAATCTTATTGCTGGCTTCCTGTAAGCATGATGATTTAACGATTGCTGAACCGAACGAAAACATCCGTCCGGCAGCAGATTTTGTTAAGAACAACTATGAAATGCGCTTGTTTTATGCGGCCATTAAAAAAGCAGGCTATGTGGATGAGCTCAATGGAACAGGGCCTTTTACCATATTGGCACCTACCGATGAAGCCTTCAATAGGATGGGGGTTTATAGCCCTTCAGATTTTGATAAAATGAACCAGGATAGCCTGAAAAAGGTGATTGGGTACCATTTGATGCCTCGGAAATTGAGGGTGAGCGATATTCCAAATAATGGAATTGATGTGCGTTATGCCACTTTAGCTGGCAGCGACCTGTATGTTTCCAGAGCTTCAACCAACCCAAATGGAGGTGCAGAAAATGAACTGTATTTTTCTGGATCTGAGGTGCTGCGACAAGATGTGGTGCTGGCCAATGGAACCCTGCATGTGCTGGACAACGTGATGAAACCTAATTTCAATAAAACCGTACAAGCCTGGCTGGCCGGACATCCGGATTACAGCGTGTTTGTAAGCGGTTTAAAGAAGTTTAACTTATGGGATCAGCTCGCCGGAACAGCAGAATTCACCGTTTTTGCGCCCAATAATGAAGCCCTTAAAAATGTAGGCATTACCGCTGCTTCCTTAAATGCAATGGATGTCAGCAAATACCAGGGAGAGCTGCTTTTTGGAGTTTACCTTTTATACGACAGACACTTTTTTGTGTCCGATACTCAGGTGTTCGCCAGGATCAATTCGAATGCCTCATTTGACTACTATCTAAAGAACAGCAGCTATTATATGACCTTCGGAGGCGGAAAACTATATCCCACTTTTAAACTGGGTTATGGAATAAGCTTACGTAATGATGGACCAACAGGTAGTCTTATCAACTCAGCGACCAGCACCATCGTCGCGAAAAATGACAATTTATGTAGCAATGGGCTTGTGCATCACCTGGCTGATGGAATGGTTAAACCAGAACAAGCGATAAAAAAATAAGATATCATGATGAATATGAGAAATTTAAGGTCAGTGATTTTATGCTCAGGTCTGCTGCTGTTTGCCGCTTGTACCAAAAGCGAATTTATACCTGACCCGGCAGGAAGCCAGGTTCCTTTTCAACCTGAAGCCACACAAACTGTAGAAGAATTATTAGCCGCATCTCCGGCAAAACTTTACTACAGCGCCTGGCAAAAAAGTAATATCAAGACGATCCTGAAAGCAAAAAGCAGCAAATTGGTGTATACCGTTTTTGCCCCGAATGATGCGGCAATGCAGGCTGCGGGTTTAACTGCCGCTGCAATCGGGCAGATGCCTGTCGCAAAATTAGATAGCTTAATGATGTTTTATACCACGCTTGGATTCGTTACGCAGACAGAACTGAAACAGCGAAGCGACAATTTTGTGGTGAAAACCCTGCTGCAGAAACCTGGGCTTTACCTGCCTTATTATGAAAATACAGCATCAAGACAATACGACCTTTATTACTTTAAAAACTATGTAGGTGTAAAAGGAGAGTCCCTGCTGGTGAATGGCAAGAACCTAGGGAAACTGAATTATATCCCTGCGGTAGATGGTGGGCTTTACCTCTTGGAAAAAGCCATAGAAAAGCCAACCAAAACCATTTTAGAAGCTTTAACCGCAGATGGCAGATTTACCATATTCCTGGAATCTCAGCGCCTGGCAGATGAAAGTTATATCGAAACGATGATCAATGGTATGGAGCCGCTTTTCGGTTACAGACCTGAGCCGGAAGAAGTGCTGCCATATATTACCGGCAGAAAGCTGTACACCGTTGGATGGGGCATCAATGCGCCAATTTATCAGGGATACATAGGACCAAATATTACCATATCTACACTCTTTGCACCAACAGATGAGGCTTTTCATAACGCAGGATTTCAAACCCTCGCCGAAGTCATGAAGTTTAATGAACGCGGTGCCAGCACAATTTATTTTGATGAGAATTTGTTTACCGGAGTGGGTGGCTTTCCAATGGATACCGTATACAATTTTCACCGTGATTGGGGAAGGATGTTCCAGCGACTGACCACGGGTGGAGATAAAGCGATCGCGAATACCACCGTGTTTTATGGCAATGTGCTCAATGCTGCACTGAACGAATACATGGTGAATGTGGGCGGAAATGCGCCTGCAGAATTTGCCTATAAAATGCCAATCGAATTTTCATCATCCAATAACAGCGTTCAGCTGAAGGCAAAAGGTTCCAGCTATCCGGCAGCAACGGTAACAGAGACCGATATCAACACCTTAAACGGACCCATCCATGTGGTTGACCGCCTGATTTTTCCTAAAGGATTTAAACTAAACTAAACATGGCACATTTATATAAAAAGAACGCCTTATTTTCTTTGATGCTGATGACCATTTTGGGTACGTCATGCAGTAAAGATGACCAGCAAAATAGCGAATACGATAATAACAAGATCAACCTGGTAATCGCCGATAACTTTAACCTTTCGACATTCAGCGCGGTGTTAAAACGTAGTGGTTTAGATAAATCCTTACAGCAGGGTGCCGGGCCTTATACGGCATTGGTACCTTCAGATGCTGCCTTTAGTACTGCGGGTTACGAAGGACCAGTAGGGGTGATGACCGCCAATCCAACCCTCATTTCGCGGATTGCGAACTACCATACGCTGGATGGAAAGTATGAACTGAACAAGCTCCCTTTCCTGTTTAATCAGGAATTACGCTCCCGCGGAGGTAAGTTATATGCCACACACTGGATCAAAGGACAGGACACCATCCTGACCCTGAATGGCTCCAGAGTGATTTCGCAGAATATCCCGGCTTCCAATGGATTGATCCAGGTGGTAAACCGGGTATTGAGCCCGTACTTACATGATCTATTGGGCGATGCCATCGCTGCAGAAGCCAGTACCACACTTTTTGCCCAAGCTTTAAGAAGTTCTGGTCTGCTGCAAACCATCGATGGAGCAGGTCCTTACACGATTTTTGCCCCCGATAATAACGCCATGCAGCAAATGGGTTATGGAAGTATTGAACAAATCAGCCATACCGATCCGGCAGAGCTGAAGCGTTTCGTAAACTACCATGTGGTAAAAGACAGGCGCTTTATCTACGATTATATTTTAAGTACCGGGCCTTCCAATATGAGTTTACAAGCCATGCTGGATGGTAATTCTGTAACAATGTACCTGGTACCAGATGAAAACATCGAAGGAAGTTTTAAAGGAATTACCCTGAAGGGAATCGGAAATACAAACCAGATCAACCTGCTGAAACAAGACATCCTTTCTGGAAATGGGGTATTACATATTATTGATGGCGCTTTGCGAATTACCCAATAAGGCTTCGTAAAACAATTAAACTTAAAAAATGAAGAAAATATATGCAGTCGTTATGCTTTGCGCCCTGATATTGGTGTCGTTTTATAGCATGGCGCAAGAAACAAGTGGTTCTTTAACCGGACAGGTGAAAGATGCCAAAGGTTTAGCGATCCCTGGTGCTACAGTGGTGGCTATCCACACGCCATCGGGTACCCGTTACGCCATGTCGGCGGATAAAGATGGCCGTTATTTCCTAAACAATCTCCGCATTGGAGCCCCTTATCTGGTGACCGTTTCCACTATGGGGATGCAGAATGCAGTGCGGAACGACATTGCAGTTCGTCTGGGCGGTAGTCAGCAGCTCAACTTTGTGCTGTTAGAAAATGCACAGGAGCTGAAAGGAGTAGAAGTATCCGCAAGGAAAACCGTCCGCCAAAAAGCCGACAGCTACGGAACAGGAAAAAACATCAGCTCCGAGCAGGTGAAAAACATGCCAACAATTAGCAGAAGCATTACTGACATCACCCGTTTAACGCCTCAGGGTAGCCGGGACAATAGTTTTGGCGGTACCAATTTCAGGTACAATAACGTGACTATTGATGGTGCTGTAAACAACGATGCCATTGGTTTTAGTCCTTCACAAGGCGGACAAACCGGTACTTCAGGCATGAATGGCAGCAGTACAAGGACCAACCCGGTTTCTTTGGACGCCATTGAAGACATGCAGGTTTACCTGGCACCGTTTGATGTGAAAATCGGAAACTTTACCGGTGGATCGGTCAATGCCGTTACCCGCAGTGGTACCAATACGGTCACAGGTTCGGTGTACGGATTAGGAAGAAACGCCGCATTAACCAGCAAGGACCGCGTAGGTGGTTTGGGTAAAATGAACTCCGATTTTTATGATTATCAGGCTGGTTTCCGCGTCGGTTTCCCAATCATTAAAAACAAGCTTTTCTTTTTTAGCAACGAGGAAATCACCCGTCGCCAGGACCCTACACAATTATCGGTAGGTACAGCAGAAACGGATGCTATTTTCAGTGTAGCAGATGCGCAGTCAATTGCCAATACAGTGAAAACCAGGTACGGAAGTATCTTCGATGCAGGTACTGCCGATGTATATACCAACTGGAGTAAATCGCAGAAATTCTTTAACCGCTTAGACTGGAACATCAATGATAAACACCAGCTGGCGATCAGGAACAATACGATTTTCAGTAAAGCCACACACATGGACCGTGATCAGCAGGATTTCCGTTTCAGCAGCATGGCTTTCCTACAGGAAAACAACCAGACGAGTACGGTT
It contains:
- a CDS encoding fasciclin domain-containing protein, which codes for MIFKEKRKYRNKTLMILAIGMQILLLASCKHDDLTIAEPNENIRPAADFVKNNYEMRLFYAAIKKAGYVDELNGTGPFTILAPTDEAFNRMGVYSPSDFDKMNQDSLKKVIGYHLMPRKLRVSDIPNNGIDVRYATLAGSDLYVSRASTNPNGGAENELYFSGSEVLRQDVVLANGTLHVLDNVMKPNFNKTVQAWLAGHPDYSVFVSGLKKFNLWDQLAGTAEFTVFAPNNEALKNVGITAASLNAMDVSKYQGELLFGVYLLYDRHFFVSDTQVFARINSNASFDYYLKNSSYYMTFGGGKLYPTFKLGYGISLRNDGPTGSLINSATSTIVAKNDNLCSNGLVHHLADGMVKPEQAIKK
- a CDS encoding fasciclin domain-containing protein, yielding MAHLYKKNALFSLMLMTILGTSCSKDDQQNSEYDNNKINLVIADNFNLSTFSAVLKRSGLDKSLQQGAGPYTALVPSDAAFSTAGYEGPVGVMTANPTLISRIANYHTLDGKYELNKLPFLFNQELRSRGGKLYATHWIKGQDTILTLNGSRVISQNIPASNGLIQVVNRVLSPYLHDLLGDAIAAEASTTLFAQALRSSGLLQTIDGAGPYTIFAPDNNAMQQMGYGSIEQISHTDPAELKRFVNYHVVKDRRFIYDYILSTGPSNMSLQAMLDGNSVTMYLVPDENIEGSFKGITLKGIGNTNQINLLKQDILSGNGVLHIIDGALRITQ